One part of the Lapillicoccus jejuensis genome encodes these proteins:
- a CDS encoding rhodanese-like domain-containing protein, translating to MDSRPAIDRVLDESREGMRRTQVGELLALVDAGALVVDTRPVEQRERDGELPGALVVDRNVLEWRLDPTSPNRLDVADDPDRVVVVVCNEGYSSSLAAESLRRLGLRNATDLEGGFQAWLSVQPGSGTSRS from the coding sequence ATGGACTCGCGCCCCGCCATCGACCGCGTGCTCGACGAGAGCCGGGAGGGCATGCGTCGCACCCAGGTCGGCGAGCTGCTCGCGCTCGTCGACGCCGGCGCCCTCGTCGTCGACACCCGACCGGTCGAGCAGAGGGAACGGGACGGTGAGCTGCCGGGGGCGCTCGTCGTGGATCGAAACGTCCTCGAGTGGCGGCTGGACCCGACGAGCCCGAACCGTCTCGACGTGGCCGACGACCCCGACCGGGTCGTCGTGGTGGTGTGCAACGAGGGCTACAGCTCGAGCCTGGCCGCCGAGTCCCTGCGCCGGCTCGGGCTGCGGAACGCGACCGACCTCGAGGGCGGCTTCCAGGCCTGGCTCTCCGTTCAGCCGGGCAGCGGCACGTCCAGGTCGTAG
- a CDS encoding YlcI/YnfO family protein produces MSTQIAVRLPDDLVAFLDDAVGRGEASSRAALVARALERERRRVSAEHDAVRLSQLGTEDDLDDLVAWTAERLPPPS; encoded by the coding sequence ATGAGTACGCAGATCGCGGTGCGCCTCCCCGACGACCTGGTGGCGTTCCTCGACGACGCCGTCGGCCGGGGCGAAGCGTCGAGCCGGGCCGCCCTCGTGGCCCGGGCCCTGGAGCGAGAGCGCCGACGCGTGTCGGCCGAGCACGACGCCGTTCGGCTCAGCCAGCTCGGCACGGAGGACGACCTCGACGACCTGGTGGCGTGGACCGCCGAGCGACTCCCCCCGCCGTCGTGA
- a CDS encoding type II toxin-antitoxin system PemK/MazF family toxin: MSRREVRLAHLDRTRPVVVLTRDLARAAMSKVTVAPMTSTVKGLSSEVPVGPENGLESASAVSLDNVLTIPVDRLGRTVGYLTPEQERALACAVVLAYDLDVPLPG; this comes from the coding sequence GTGAGCCGGCGCGAGGTCCGGCTGGCCCACCTCGACAGGACTCGGCCGGTGGTCGTGCTCACGCGCGACCTCGCCAGGGCGGCCATGAGCAAGGTCACGGTGGCGCCGATGACCTCGACCGTCAAGGGGCTGTCGAGCGAGGTCCCGGTCGGTCCCGAGAACGGGTTGGAGAGCGCGAGTGCCGTCTCCCTCGACAACGTCCTGACGATCCCGGTCGACCGGTTGGGGCGGACGGTGGGCTACCTCACGCCGGAGCAGGAGCGGGCGCTGGCGTGCGCCGTGGTCCTCGCCTACGACCTGGACGTGCCGCTGCCCGGCTGA